One window of the Salvia splendens isolate huo1 chromosome 1, SspV2, whole genome shotgun sequence genome contains the following:
- the LOC121746842 gene encoding uncharacterized protein LOC121746842 — protein MAASSSALTSNRLRSETAQLLHSPPSFPRPRRALNLSKQSSLPLRAVGLVRSSSTTEVEYARTAEEGRILRVGLICGGPSAERGISLNSARSVLDHIQGDDLHVTCYYIDYAMKAFAISSAQLYSNTPADFDFKLESLAQGFESLAEFVQHLATSVDIVFPVIHGRFGEDGGIQELLEKSNIPFVGTQSNECRTAFDKYDASLELDRQGFVTVPSFLVQGYEFEQTGLSNWFSKNNLDVEQGKVVVKPARAGSSIGVTVAYGVTDSLSKANDIISEGIDDKVVVEIFLEGGREFTTIVLDVSSGFDCQPVALLPTEVELQSHSNVDLSEKDTIFNYRRKYLPTQQVAYHTPPRFPEDVTRLIREGASLLFQQLGLRDFARIDGWFLPPSAHATYLKGNKFGHSESGTIVFTDINLISGMEQTSFLFQQASKVGFSHSNILRTVIQHACLRFPSLHRYSVVSSPYIRKKYSKPNKSPAKHQDRRRKVYVIFGGDTSERQVSLMSGTNVWLNLQTFSDLEVTPCLLASSTNGSRAVWSLPYSVVLRHTTEEVLDACIEAIEPVRAALTSHLRSQVMDEIAEGLKKHAWFTGFDISDDIPKRLYLDQWIKQAKEEGAAVFIAVHGGIGEDGTLQSLLEAEGVPYTGPGVFASKTCMDKVATSLALQHLASDGVLTINKEVRRKEELLKIQPLETWHDLTSKLGSETVCVKPARDGCSTGVARLCCDGDLAVYIKALESGLARIPPNSLSKAHGVIEMPIPTPELLIFEPFVETDEIVVSPDTHDFLWEGNSRWVEITVGVIGKRGAMRSLTPSITVKETGDILSLEEKFQGGTGINLTPPPLSIISTEALEKCKQHIELIANTLQLEGFSRIDAFVNVDSGEVLIIEVNTVPGMTPSTVLIHQALTEKPPMYPHHFFRTLLDLASQRCL, from the exons ATGGCCGCCTCTTCCTCCGCACTTACCTCCAACCGCCTCCGAAGTGAAACCGCGCAGCTGCTCCACTCTCCTCCGTCCTTCCCCCGCCCTCGCCGTGCTCTCAACCTCAGCAAACAGAGTTCACTTCCCCTCCGCGCCGTTGGATTGGTGAGATCCTCCTCCACGACCGAGGTTGAGTACGCGCGCACCGCCGAGGAAGGTAGGATACTGAGAGTTGGACTAATCTGCGGCGGTCCTTCCGCCGAGCGCGGCATTTCTCTCAACTCCGCCCGATCAGTCCTTGATCATATTCAG GGAGACGATTTGCACGTGACTTGCTATTACATCGACTACGCTATGAAAGCTTTCGCCATTTCGTCTGCTCAGCTCTACTCGAACACACCTGCCGATTTTGATTTCAAACTTGAAAG CCTCGCGCAAGGCTTTGAGTCGTTAGCTGAATTCGTCCAACACCTTGCTACCTCTGTCGATATAGTATTTCCGGTCATACATGGTCGTTTTGGCGAAGACGGAGGGATTCAA GAGCTATTGGAGAAATCGAATATTCCTTTCGTTGGAACGCAGTCCAACGAATGTCGCACTGCATTTGACAAA TATGATGCCTCGTTGGAGCTTGACAGACAAGGATTCGTTACAGTACCGAGCTTCCTGGTACAG GGATATGAATTCGAGCAAACCGGGTTGTCAAATTGGTTCAGTAAGAATAATCTGGATGTCGAACAAGGAAAAGTTGTG GTAAAACCGGCAAGAGCTGGATCGAGTATTGGAGTTACTGTTGCTTATGGTGTTACTGACTCTCTGTCGAAAGCTAATGACATCATTTCAGAG GGAATTGATGATAAAGTTGTGGTGGAAATTTTCCTAGAAGGAGGCAGAGAATTTACAACCATCGTTCTCGATGTAAGTTCTGGTTTCGATTGCCAACCAGTTGCTCTACTCCCAACTGAG GTGGAACTTCAATCTCACAGCAACGTCGATTTAAGTGAAAAGGACACCATTTTTAACTATAGGCGAAAATATCTACCAACACAGCAG GTTGCTTACCATACTCCACCTCGATTTCCAGAAGATGTAACTAGACTTATTCGTGAAGGCGCCTCTCTGTTATTTCAACAGCTTGGCCTGCGTGATTTTGCTAGAATCGATGGTTGGTTTTTGCCACCTTCGGCTCATGCTACGTACCTTAAAGGAAATAAGTTTGGGCACTCGGAGTCAGGGACAATAGTGTTCACTGATATTAACCTG ATAAGTGGTATGGAGCAAACAAGTTTCTTATTTCAGCAAGCTTCAAAGGTTGGATTTTCCCACTCCAATATTCTTCGCACCGTAATCCAACACGCTTGCTTGCGGTTTCCCAGCCTCCACCGTTATAGTGTGGTGTCAAGTCCATATATACGAAAGAAATATTCGAAACCTAATAAATCTCCGGCAAAACATCAAGATCGAAGGAGGAAAGTTTATGTTATTTTCGGTGGAGACACTTCAGAGAGACAAGTATCCCTTATGAGTGGAACTAATGTCTGGCTAAATTTACAAACATTTAGCGAT CTCGAGGTTACACCATGCTTGCTCGCATCCAGTACAAACGGCTCAAGGGCGGTTTGGTCCTTACC ATATTCTGTGGTGCTGAGGCATACTACTGAAGAAGTTTTGGATGCATGCATCGAGGCCATTGAGCCTGTTCGGGCAGCGCTGACCTCTCACTTGCGAAGTCAAGTAATGGATGAGATCGCGGAAGGATTGAAGAAACACGCTTGGTTCACAGGGTTCGATATATCTGATGACATACCAAAGAGACTATACCTTGACCAATGGATCAAGCAAGCTAAAGAAGAAGGGGCAGCGGTTTTTATTGCTG tTCATGGTGGAATAGGCGAAGATGGTACTCTTCAGTCGCTATTGGAGGCCGAGGGAGTTCCCTATACTG GTCCCGGAGTTTTTGCTTCCAAGACATGTATGGATAAAGTAGCAACGTCGCTTGCCCTCCAACAT CTTGCATCTGATGGTGTCCTTACAATCAATAAGGAAGTAAGAAGGAAGGAGGAACTACTAAAAATCCAGCCACTCGAAACATGGCATGATTTAACATCAAAACTCGGTTCTGAGACAGTCTGCGTTAAACCAGCTAGAGACGGTTGCTCAACCGGAGTAGCGAGATTATG TTGTGACGGGGACCTTGCTGTGTATATCAAAGCACTAGAGAGCGGCCTAGCGCGGATTCCTCCTAATAGTTTGTCAAAG GCGCACGGGGTGATTGAAATGCCCATTCCTACTCCAGAGCTCTTGATATTCGAGCCCTTTGTTGAGACCGATGAGATAGTAGTTTCACCTGATACACATGACTTTCTGTGGGAAGGCAATAGCCGATGGGTCGAGATTACAGTTGGCGTGATAGGAAAACGCGGGGCAATGAGGTCATTGACTCCTAGCATCACTGTTAAAGAAACTGGAGATATACTATCACTGGAGGAGAAATTTCAAG GCGGAACCGGCATCAACTTGACACCGCCACCCCTCTCAATAATAAG TACGGAAGCTCTTGAAAAATGTAAACAACACATTGAACTCATAGCGAACACCCTCCAGTTGGAAGGATTTTCGCGAATTGATGCGTTTGTTAATGTTGACAGTGGCGAG GTATTGATCATTGAGGTTAACACAGTTCCTGGGATGACACCTTCCACAGTCCTAATTCATCAG GCACTTACAGAGAAACCTCCCATGTATCCTCACCATTTCTTTCGGACACTGCTGGACTTAGCTTCTCAAAGATGTCTGTGA